From a region of the Gossypium raimondii isolate GPD5lz chromosome 10, ASM2569854v1, whole genome shotgun sequence genome:
- the LOC105775231 gene encoding uncharacterized protein LOC105775231 yields the protein MMLNRKLYTGSREFEETESATPSVNPLDIQPPNVGRERDDSQLLRTIADALLCVAGTVPATTSVPTVRRAPIKELRKYGATEFLGLRRINPSDAENWMPSTKRVLQQLDCTPRENLICVVSLLLREVYLWWESVVRHLPDDQVTCDLFQKEFQNKYIGEMYIEEKKKEILVLKHGNMSVLDYEREFSRLSKYASEYVPTEADSCK from the coding sequence atgatgTTGAACAGGAAATTGTATACTGGAAGTCGAGAATTTGAAGAAACTGAATCTGCTACACCTAGTGTGAATCCGTTAGATATTCAACCTCCTAACGTAGGAAGAGAAAGAGATGACTCACAACTTTTAAGAACTATAGCCGATGCATTACTGTGTGTAGCAGGAACTGTACCTGCTACTACATCAGTACCAACTGTCAGACGGGCCCCGATTAAAGAGCTACGGAAATATGGTGCCACGGAGTTTTTGGGATTAAGAAGAATTAATCCGTCCGATGCTGAAAATTGGATGCCATCAACAAAAAGAGTTTTGCAACAATTAGATTGCACTCCCCGAGAGAATCTGATATGTGTTGTATCACTGTTACTAAGAGAAGTGTATCTCTGGTGGGAATCTGTGGTTAGGCATTTGCCGGATGATCAGGTAACCTGTGACttgtttcaaaaagaatttcAGAATAAGTATATTGGGGAAATGTacattgaagagaaaaagaaagagattttaGTGTTGAAACATGGTAATATGTCAGTACTGGATTATGAGCGAGAGTTCTCTAGACTGAGCAAGTATGCTTCAGAATATGTTCCAACCGAAGCTGATAGTTGTAAATGA
- the LOC105776328 gene encoding root phototropism protein 3, with translation MLNKLALPESSTFPGKPMPPTAECWFDDACILDMDYFVKTISGIKAKGVRPDLVGSIIAHYASKWLPDLSGNDTEKGPMSLQESSPESVTVSWMKKRFFVETLVGILPPERDSIPCNFLLRLLRTANMVGVEPSYRAELEKRISWQLDQASLKELMIPSFSHTCGTLLDVELVIRLVKRFASLDEGTRSGIAVVKVAKLVDSYLAEAALDTNLSLEDFIALGAALPSHARAMDDGLYRAIDTYLKAHPGVSKQDRKVLCRLIDSRKLSPEASLHAAQNERLPVRAVIQVLFCEQSKLNRHVDWSGSFNGTRSPNPAGLEAPVRCMSKREMNAQQMEIKKLKEELLRVQSQCVAMQMQMEKLVDKKKGFFRWKKLGIMPSLKSSVSVFEKIEEEREANFGRQTPIDIKQKPVRPPKWRKSMS, from the exons ATGTTGAATAAGCTAGCCTTGCCAGAATCCAGCACTTTCCCAGGAAAGCCAATGCCACCCACAGCTGAATGCTGGTTTGATGATGCATGCATCCTTGACATGGACTACTTTGTGAAGACCATCTCAGGCATAAAGGCCAAGGGTGTTCGTCCCGACTTAGTAGGCTCAATCATTGCACATTATGCATCGAAATGGCTACCTGATCTATCCGGCAATGACACCGAAAAGGGTCCTATGAGCCTCCAAGAGTCATCGCCGGAGAGTGTCACAGTTTCATGGATGAAAAAGAGGTTCTTTGTTGAAACCTTGGTGGGAATCTTGCCACCTGAGAGAGATTCCATCCCCTGCAACTTCCTCCTACGCCTTCTCCGGACGGCCAACATGGTTGGGGTGGAGCCTTCCTACAGAGCAGAGCTGGAGAAAAGAATTTCGTGGCAGCTTGACCAAGCATCACTGAAAGAGCTCATGATTCCATCGTTTAGTCACACTTGTGGCACTCTGCTAGACGTTGAGCTTGTTATAAGGCTGGTTAAGAGATTTGCTAGCCTTGATGAAGGCACTAGAAGCGGCATTGCGGTGGTTAAAGTAGCTAAGCTTGTGGATAGCTACTTGGCAGAAGCAGCTTTGGATACCAATCTGAGTTTGGAGGACTTTATTGCACTTGGTGCTGCTCTTCCTAGCCATGCCCGAGCCATGGATGATGGCCTCTACCGTGCCATTGACACTTATCTCAAA GCACATCCAGGTGTTTCAAAGCAAGATAGGAAGGTTCTATGCAGATTGATAGACAGTCGAAAACTGTCACCAGAAGCATCCCTACACGCTGCACAAAACGAACGTTTGCCAGTTCGGGCGGTGATTCAAGTGTTGTTCTGCGAGCAAAGCAAGCTCAACCGACATGTTGATTGGAGTGGGTCGTTCAACGGAACCCGGAGTCCTAACCCGGCAGGACTGGAAGCCCCGGTTCGGTGCATGTCGAAACGTGAAATGAACGCTCAACAAATGGAGATAAAGAAGCTGAAGGAAGAACTGCTGAGGGTCCAAAGCCAATGCGTAGCGATGCAAATGCAAATGGAGAAACTAGTGGATAAGAAGAAAGGGTTTTTCAGGTGGAAGAAGCTGGGGATAATGCCGTCGCTGAAGAGCAGCGTGAGTGTATTtgagaagattgaagaagaaagagaggCTAACTTTGGGAGGCAAACCCCCATTGATATCAAACAGAAGCCTGTTCGTCCTCCCAAGTGGAGAAAATCCATGTCTTGA
- the LOC105776327 gene encoding ADP,ATP carrier protein 1, chloroplastic codes for MEAVLQTRGLLSLPPHPTRVRSLLNPSQGLKHRLFASKPLGLNGLSLSYKRVPSVVAKPNGLSPKEKSFICKAEAAAAADGQPLFGETPTPKFLGIELVTLKKIIPLGLMFFCILFNYTILRDTKDVLVVTAKGSSAEIIPFLKTWVNLPMAVGFMLLYTKLANVLSKKALFYTVILPFIAFFGAFGFLLYPLSNHIHPEALADKLLAVLGPRFLGPLAIMRIWSFCLFYVMAELWGSVVISVLFWGFANQITTVEEAKRFYPLFGLGANIALIFSGRTVKYFSNLRQNLGPGVDGWAISLKGMMSIVVLMGLAICFLYWWVNKFVPLPTRSKKKKEKPKMGTMESLKFLVSSKYIRDLATLVVAYGISINLVEVTWKSKLKAQFPSPNEYSSFMGDFSTATGIATFTMMLLSQFIFDKYGWGVAAGITPTVLLLSGVGFFSLILFGGPLGPTLAKFGMTPLLAAVYVGALQNIFSKSAKYSLFDPCKEMAYIPLDEDTKVKGKAAIDVVCNPLGKSGGALIQQFMILTFGSLANSTPYLGGILLVIVLAWLSAAKSLDSQFTELRREEELEKEMERAAVKIPVMSESGNGSLASGSAETSETSTPSNI; via the exons ATGGAAGCTGTTTTACAAACCAGAGGGCTACTTTCATTGCCACCTCATCCGACCAGAGTTAGAAGCCTTTTGAACCCATCACAAGGCTTAAAGCACAGGCTTTTTGCCTCAAAACCCTTAGGCCTTAATGGGTTATCTCTGTCTTATAAAAGAGTTCCAAGCGTCGTAGCAAAACCAAATGGTTTATCCCCTAAAGAAAAGAGCTTTATTTGCAAGGCTGAGGCTGCTGCAGCAGCTGATGGGCAGCCTTTGTTCGGTGAAACCCCGACGCCAAAGTTCTTGGGGATTGAGCTTGTGACTCTTAAGAAGATTATCCCACTTGGGTTAATGTTCTTTTGCATCCTTTTCAATTACACAATCCTTAGGGATACAAAGGATGTGTTGGTCGTGACAGCTAAAGGAAGCAGTGCAGAGATTATACCATTTTTAAAGACATGGGTTAATTTGCCTATGGCTGTTGGGTTCATGTTGTTATACACAAAGTTGGCTAATGTGTTGTCAAAGAAGGCTCTTTTCTACACTGTTATTCTTCCTTTTATAGCCTTTTTTGGTGCATTTGGGTTTCTATTGTATCCTCTCAGCAATCACATCCACCCTGAAGCACTTGCTGATAAGCTTCTTGCGGTGCTTGGACCCAGATTTCTTGGTCCTCTTGCTATTATGAGGATATGGAGTTTCTGTTTGTTCTATGTCATGGCTGAACTTTGGGGCAGCGTGGTCATTTCTGTTTTATTTTGGGGGTTTGCCAATCAG ATAACTACTGTAGAGGAAGCAAAAAGATTCTATCCTCTGTTCGGTCTTGGAGCCAATATAGCCCTCATTTTCTCTGGTAGAACTGTTAAGTACTTCTCCAATTTGAGGCAAAATTTGGGTCCTGGAGTTGATGGTTGGGCCATCTCCTTGAAGGGAATGATGAGCATTGTGGTGCTAATGGGGCTTGCCATCTGTTTCCTCTACTGGTGGGTGAATAAGTTTGTTCCTCTTCCCACGCGTAGCAAGAAGAAGAAG GAAAAGCCTAAAATGGGAACAATGGAGAGCTTGAAATTCTTGGTGTCTTCAAAGTACATTAGGGATCTTGCCACTTTGGTGGTTGCATATGGTATCAGCATCAACCTTGTTGAAGTTACCTGGAAATCAAAGCTTAAAGCTCag TTTCCAAGCCCGAATGAATACTCCTCTTTCATGGGTGATTTCTCAACTGCCACTGGAATTGCGACATTTACTATGATGCTACTAAGTCAATTTATATTTGACAAATATGGATGGGGAGTTGCTGCTGGAATTACACCCACTGTCCTACTTCTGTCTGGAGTTGGTTTCTTTTCCTTGATATTATTTGGTGGTCCTCTTGGACCAACTCTTGCAAAGTTTGGCATGACTCCTCTTCTTGCAGCTGTATATGTGGGTGCCCTGCAGAACATTTTCAGCAAGAGTGCAAAGTACAGTTTATTCGATCCTTGCAAAGAAATGGCATATATTCCTTTGGATGAGGACACCAAG GTTAAAGGGAAGGCAGCCATTGATGTTGTATGCAATCCACTGGGAAAATCAGGGGGTGCTTTGATTCAACAGTTTATGATCTTGACCTTCGGATCACTCGCGAATTCAACCCCATACCTTGGAGGGATACTTCTGGTGATTGTTCTTGCATGGCTATCGGCAGCCAAGTCTTTGGATTCGCAATTCACGGAATTGCGTAGGGAAGAAGAACTCGAGAAGGAGATGGAAAGAGCAGCTGTTAAGATCCCTGTCATGTCTGAAAGCGGAAATGGCTCTCTTGCAAGCGGTTCAGCAGAAACATCAGAAACATCAACTCCAAGCAATatctaa